The Cotesia glomerata isolate CgM1 linkage group LG7, MPM_Cglom_v2.3, whole genome shotgun sequence genome segment aAGCTTACTGAAGAAATGAAACAATCGCCTGCTAGATTTCAGGCTGGTATGCAACATTTAGCTCAGGTGAGTCAATTtcagtttataattttattagttttttaattatattaattttttttatttttcaggcGGTGTCACCAGGTATATCTAACTTGTCACTTACTGGTTCAGGAGATCAGGCGtcctttaaaaattctaatgaCAATTTTAGTCTTACTGATACTGATGATCTTGTGACACTCACTGACGATCGTAAGCTACTATTACTATTGCTATATTGATTAATTGGTTTATAATTTATGGGGGTAGATTGTTGATATGATAGTTGGGTTGATTTGTCAGTAGGAGcagtcaaaaataataatagtccaagggaaaatttgaattttcaaaatattgatttaacaTCACTGTCATCCTCGTCATTGTTGTCTAATAATACCACTGGTTTGTCGAGATCATCCAGTGTCAATAGTGTTACCAGCAACGATACGCAGTCGGGATTGTTTCCCATTTTTGAAAGTCCAGGAAATATTTATCAGTTACAGGTTAGtgttttattgattatttttaattaaataaatatatttatttatgaaaattaaattagccgacatttgaaaattttgattattttattgaaaaataattttttaaaaattaaaataaaaatgttcacatgtagaaaattttaaaaattattcgtgaaattttttaaaaatagttttttaattctaatttttaattaaaaaaacaatcaaaaatttttgatcgtTTTTtttgtcggctaacttaattttcatatttatttttatactctgtttttaaaattttaagatgaaaataaaattaccatttgaagaaattaatagaagaaaaatttgacatgtagaaaatttgaaaaactataagtgcaatttttaaaaaatatttttttagttttatttaattaataaaataaatgaaaaaaaaaaattttttaatctactgatttataaaaattaagttagccgacatctaaaaatttttagaattttttttttttgacaaaattattacaaaaaaataaaaaaaaaatttcatttgtaaaaaatttaaaaaactgcaagtttaatttaaaaaaaatatttttttgttctaatttaattattgaaataaaattaaaaatgtcggctaactttactattattactgattttaGTGTCatactataattattattgcaataATAAGTCACTTATAAGTGACTAAccaaagttaataaaattttctgcgCGTAAGACTTAGAGTGtaggataaaatttaaaaggttaaatataataagaacggaaataattttgataataacaaataaaggAAGTGTGCTTTAACTCTTTAAtgagtgtaaaaaatttgaacaaagtctttgtattatatttttgtggttttaaaaaattttagatgaagcagaaaaatttttttcttaataaaacattatgaatattaataaattattggtaTTACAGTCAGACATGGATCAATCGGCGAGTGAAGCTGATGATACTGTGACGAATCATCAATTTGATGAGCTgtcaaaagaagaaatttattcaGCATATCGTAAATCTCTTAAAAAATACCACAAATATCGCGGGAGATTCACGGATCTAGTTAATCACTACCGCGAAATGGAGagaataaaagttaaattagAAACATTGCTGGTTGAAACTCAGAACAAAGCATTGAGGCGAATTGGTAATTTGAAAGAGCAGTGTACATTGGAGCAGCAAGCTAAAGCACATCTTGAAGAAGCTTTGAGAAATGATATGGAAGAGAAAGATCATATTATTGATACTCTTAATAccaaagtaatttatttacattgttataaatttttaagattatttatttgactatttattttttatttatttcagataaAATTGCTGCAGGCTAATGGAAGCAAAATAGATTTGATGCAGCTAGAAAATGATCCTgtagataaaaatgaaaacgaGTCTAATTCTACGGATCAGAGTGAGGTCGAATTGTTGAAACAACAACACCAACAATTGTCAGCGGAGAATGGTtcgttgaaaaataaagtagaAAAGTTTGAAACTCTGGTTGCTAAGTATAaagaaactttgaaaaaaagtaaagaaaaaatcgGTGAattggagcaagaaaaatttacacttgAACGAGACTTTGAGTCTATACAAAATtctaattatgaaaaaataaaatctcttGAAGAAAGTTTAGTCATCAAGAACGACGAAATTGCAAACTTACAAAGTCAGGTCACTGCAATTCGTCTGCGTGAAGAAGAGTCTGCTATTTCGTTGGCTGAAAATAAATTGGCTATCCACCGGGAAATGGAGATTAAAGAAGAGCAAATAAAACAGCTGacggaaaaattaaaagacttaCCTGTTGTTGCTGTTAAAAACACACAAGAGTTTTCAGTACAAACTGATGAGGTCGTTGATcctaatgataaaattattgaagagtTTAAATTGAAGTTAGACAATACGCAAAAAGAAATTGTCGCTCTGCAAACAGAACTTAGTAATTGTAATTCTATTATCACTGAAATTAATAACAAGAATGTTTCTTACGAAAATATGATCAGTAGTttgaataatgataaaaaattaatttcaaattatattattaattgcaGAGAAAATATTGATAGCTTCAAATctgaacaatttaaattaaaacaacagTTTGTTActgattacaaaaatattattgataataatatgtCCAGTGTTTCGCAGTCGATTTTAGAAATGATTTCTAATTGCGGTGAACGTGAAATTGAAGaaagaaacaaaattaaaGAGGAATTTGAGGCTAAATATAATGAATTGAAGCAAGAAACTGATAAATTGTACTCAGAAATAGAACAAGTCAACTTTGAATTgtttgattatcaaaaattgtgTGGTGAAAAGCAGAAGAAACTAGAAGAACTTGAagaaagtaaattaattaacgagAAAAATTGTAATGAAGACTCAAGCAAAGAAATTGAAGGACTAAATAAACTTATTGAAGAATTAAGAgaagaaattgtttttttgaatgaaaaatctCAAGAAAAACAAGAACAACAGTTAGAATGTATAGCTCATAATGATTGTATagatattattgatattaaaaataaatttgaggCATTAATGGATATAATTTCtgctaaaaatgattttattgaaTCATTAAAGTCTAAATACCGCGAGGTGCTTTGTAAAGATGAAATTAAGTGTAAAAAGTGTTCggatattaaagttaatgaTCTTGAAATGTTAATGGACATTATTTATACTAAAAATGATTTCATTGAACAATTAAGATGTAGAGTAAGAGATAATTGTTCTGTTATTGATACattaaatgataatattaacGATTTATGTGAAAGAAACAGAGTTATAGGTGAAGAAGATAATTCGCTTAAAATTCAGTTGgctgatttagaaaaaattttgtccgaACTTAGAagtgaaaatgttaatttggctgaagaaaatgaaaatttgaagagCAGTGATGATGACCGTGGAGAAAGAATTAGAGAATTGGGAAGAGAGTTGATCGATTTAAGAAATCAGAACGAAGAATTGAAGATAGTAATTGGTGGACTGGAAGAAAGAGTTGGAGAAAAAGATGTTTTGGTTTTGAGGCtagaagaaattgaaaaagagAAAGCATTGGTTGaggaaaatgttaaaaaattggtTAATCATAATGAGAGTTTGAAGAAATCTTTGGAAGAAGTTAATGACAATTTGAGAGCAACTTATGAAGAGATTAAGAAATGTAAGGGAGTGATAAGTGCGCTAGAAGTACAAAGTCAAAAGTATAAGGAAGATATTAAAGAACGGGATGAGAAAATAGAAGCGCAAGCTGAAGAAATTCAgacgaatttaaaattagttaagcataagaaagaagaaataaataagttatcTGAAGAAGTAGAGAGaagaaatgaagaaataaCGAAAAGAGATGATATAATTACTAAAAGGGATGAAGAAATTAGAATAAGAGATGAAGAAATAACGACTAGAGATGAAGAAATAACGACTAGAGATGAAGAAATAACGAAAAGAGATGATGAAGTTACGAAAAgagatgaagaaattaataagtataatgaagaaaaaacggatttacttattaaaattgatgaattgcaacatttattaaaagaacATTCCAATGAAAAAGTAGAATTAAAAGTACAAATAGAtgaacttaataaattaaataagtcttatgaggataaaataaaagcatttgagaagaaaataaaagaaattgaagaatcagcaaacaataataacagtgttgagcttgaaaatttgaaaaaattagtcaaagaactagaaataaaattaaatgatgcTGAAGTAAAATTACAGGATGCTGAAAGGACGGTAACGAATTATAAAACCAACGAAGCACAAATAGAAAATATCAATACGGACTTGAAAGATGAAATGGACAAGCTGAAAGATCAGTTGGCTATGGGTGAAGAAGAGCAACGGGTGAGGATGAAGCAGTTGGTTAAAGAATTCCAAGCCAGGCTTGATGATAAAGATCTTGAATTACAAGCTGCGCTCGATCAGAAATTtggtattaatttatttattgatgtttttaggtagtaatttttttttaataattttttggtgtttttttttttttttgtagatcgGCAGAAAAACTATGAAAGTGACTTGATCCAGCAGTACAAAGAGCAGCTGAAGGACTTCCAGATAGAGTTGACAGCCAAGTCTGAAGAGATTGAAAGCTTAAGGTCTGAACAGCATTTATTGGTCGATGCAAAGAGTAAACATCATGATGAAGTGAGTCGGTTGCAAGAGACGATAGATAAGCTGAGAAATGATGCTGATCAAATGAAAGATAAACACAttcaggaaaaaaataaaattattgaagaaaataaaaaaattcatgtgagtataatttatcaattattattgatagttaaaatttcagtcacaattcataataatttttaataaccaagtttaaataattatctatataattaaagGAGTAAGAAAACTTTTGACCTGAATTAGTGCATTTTCAATCTTTCATAtacttttctaaaataatcaatttactATGATAAGTTTTCAAagtagttataaatagattcgaatttcaggataaacaaaattagtttatttatttattttgttttgtacatATGAATGTagttatatgtaaaaaattagtttatataattgagagactaagaaaaattttgtatcgggaatatctttatcgtaaattgggtttgatattttttcagcgatttataatttaaataattgagagaatcaggaaaattttgtgacgagcatattattattttgaaaggaatttttatagttaaatttggaATGCTGTTGATaagaatttgtgccttttcagggtttcatatatttttcagtgatagttaattttttatgttaagtttTTGGAGCAGTTTTGAATAGTTTGTTGGTTTCATAAATTTGTTCCATCACAtttatccattaaattatttttaattgatcctttgatagcactattatttataaaatttatttaaaaagtacccaAACTATGGATAGtgtgattataaatatcaaaaaatcataaagccaaacttttcttatttataatccGTAAATCTCGGCAGTCACATACTGCAGGTTGCTAgtcttgaattatttttataaaatgaacATATTTATTCAAACGTATATGAGCTCCtgattttctttatattaaaaaaatgatatatatttacagACCGAAAATACTTTAAGTAACTCTACAACCGATTCATTACATCATATGCAAAATACCTTAGTAGCGCAACGTCGCGAGCTAAGTGAACTACGTAAACTCGTTAAATTGAGATGTGAAACGTCATCCACCTTAGAAGATTCAACAGAAATCGAGTACCTAAGAAATATCCTCTACGAGTACATGATGGGAAAAGAAACCCTTGTACTAGCTAGAGTAATTGCTGCCGTAGTTAAATTTGATCAAGAACAAACTCACAAAGTtcttgaaaaagaaaaagataaattaacaTTAGTGAGTATTAttcaacatttatttatatttactataatataataataattgaataataaatttatttttatttcagttgGGTTCGCTGGGACTAACGTTATAATTAGCTAATGTGTAAAATAGAgtggaattaaattaatttaccttTGTAAttgtagatttttttgtaattttaattatcatgaaatacaaatattaatatatatactttTCATTGATTACTTAAAATCTCAagctctaataaattatttacagatttttataaaaataaaatgaatttaaagtttATCAGCAGTACTGTGGAATTGCTTAACAATATCTTCGAAGAAATATTTTCTCTGAGTGTAAGGCAGGTGTTTTTGACGGAAAAATGAGTGGTCGTTACCCATGGCGGTGTAGAGTTTGTTGCCTCTCTCACCGAGCAAACTCCTCAAAGCAGTATTGCGCTGCAAAGTCTTATCATAAAATTCAAGTCCACCTCTAACGTACTCTGGACCGAGTTCAGACAATTTTTTGTCAGCAGCAAACTCGTAGTGCCGAGTCAAAGCATCTCTCTGCATGGCCCAAATTCCCCAGTAGAACGCAGCAAAGCAAACGTAAAAAAAGGCACGAATGCTAAAAGGTTTTTCCAGGAGACCCCTAGTTTCATTCCATCTGGAAGCAGTATTATAACACGCAAAGAATAAAATACCGTTAGCGGCTGCCTCGTAGTAAATGAACCTATTGTTGACCATCATTATTTCACGGGCCACCGCATACTTTTTGGCCTCGTCCGACAAGATTAGAGCATTCAGCAACTCTTTAGCATCTTTACGAGTCCAGTCTACTGGGTCGTCGTTGACGACTATACTGTCTTTGTCTATAGAAGATACTTTTTCGTAGACGAAGTTCGTTGGAATTCCGATCAATGCTCCGAAGCGAGAGTACAGGCTCCCGGCGTGCCAGGAATCGTATCCGAAGACCATGAATGGACGTAAAAGTTCTCTGTGGTAATCGCTTATTTTTATGTCGCTTAATACTTGGTTCCATAGTTTCTCGAGGTTTGATGTTAACGGTATAGGGTTTCCCAATctggtgaaaaaaattacttgtttagtttttttgagcttaaaaattatttatgtaaataattaaattctaaatataaaaaaaaattatttaattatattaaaattaacagatatttgatgatgtaaaaatttttatatcatataaaaagctgtaaagaaaatttaaaaaaaactaattgcattttaaaaattttactaaataattgacgcaattttgtaaaaatatttttttattctaaaaaatcaaaaagtggTCTAATGATTTCAAatcttttcataaaaaataatgaagttaaaaatagcTAACATCAAAATAATGCTGGTCATCAaacgtttaaaattttttatttattagtttcaTCAATTCCTATAGATTGAATAGAACTTTtccggaattttttttttgacaagtaatttgctaaaaaaaatagattgaaaatttatgatacAAAAGTTAGCCgaggtttttttgatttttttttaatcatttaattaatactacaaaatatttttcaaaaattgcacgtgttgtttttcaaatttttcacagatgaaatttttttttcttatttattttaataaaaaaatgtataaaatttttcagatgtCGATTAacttaatattcattaaaatttatttaataaaaaaaattgaaaatattactaACTGTCTATAAATGTCAGCATCACGACATTCAACCATttgcaaataataaaaaaaatcacaagtaaataattatatctaaaattttgtatttttttttttcatcatttataaaaaataaaagttcaaTTCCATAATACAGAAAATCAACTTTGcttacataaaattattagcaAAGCACAATTATATCTCTCAATCATAACATGTCTCAAAATTGAATCTTTCActtttcgaaaatcaaaataaagtaattaattaaaaaaaaaaaaaaagttaccttCGCATTGTAACAATAtcaaagtatttatttaatcccaCAGTATGTGGAACAAATTGCAAACCAAATAATGCAACTGTTGTAAAACCTGCAGTGCCCATCATAAACATTCGTCCTCTTGGGGTGACGAACCAAGAAACTGAAGTCTCCTTGCGCATTTTTAGAATAATCCGGCTcagattaataattagtttttaattaaatattttaattcaacaaattaacaaatttactCCAATCGGCAAGATTAATAGAACATAACCATCcttcgatttttttagactgatTCAAAATCCAACATAGAGAGCGCGCAGAAAATTTAAgcgggaaattcaaattttcatttttcctgatttgaaaaaaataattgttttaattaaaaaaatatattttacccattaattatataataaataattatcaataaattattttgttcaataattaataaattgaagtGAAAAAACTAACCAATAGCaggataaatttaaaaagatgcAGCCAATAGAAGCGCGAGTTTATTTAGCAGCCAACGAATGAAAAGTTCTAAGGGACGAACCAATACGCGGCTATTTTACAAACTCAGtagccaataaaaaaaaagatattgatATATTAGACAGACCAATCGATGGTGTCAAAAAAAGACAATTCATCCTTCGTCTCTGTCTTTGTCAATCTCCTCTGCCCCCAGTCCAGTCACTTCGTCATTGCTGTACAATTGCAGTCTTGCGCATTTATATACTGAGTACACAAAAACAACTTAACTAAATTGAAAcgtcattaaaattatactttttgttataaacagtgaataataaaaaaattaattgcatcAGATTAAGTGCGAGCACAGAGAGTTAATTTTTGGGTTGCTAagttttaacattatttgttgataaaatgaaatttcagTACAAAGAGGAACATCCCTTTGAAAAGAGAAAGGCTGAAGGTGAAAAAATACGTAGGAAATATCCTGATCGAGTTCCAGTGAGTATAcgtcatatatttatttatttatactcatATTTATGTTGGTTCATCAAATGGCTGTCATGTTGATATTTAAGAGAGTTTAGTTTTTCAGGTATAACATGGGTGACAACAAATTAAATGacttttaaaatcatttaatttaataaccaTTTTTTGCACACACCTACATACTAGTGACGACATACTTGTATATATCATTACACTACAAATATACTCAGggtcttatttttttttacgcactaatctgtttattattattgttgttattacatttttattgatcgTCATCCTCGATTTCGTGAAAGTTATTTAGCAAAGTTGGATGTCGatgttttttatatcaatagtGTATAATTGCAGGTGATTGTCGAAAAAGCACCGAAAGCTAAAATCAGCGACCTTGACAAGCAGAAATACTTGGTGCCGTCAGACTTGACTGTAGGTCAATTTTACTTCTTGATCCGCAAACGCATCCACTTGCGTCCTGAAGATGCACTGTTTTTCTTCGTCAACAACATTATCCCACCCACAAGTGCTACCATGGGCTCGCTTTATCAGGTAATTCAAGCTacatttgtttgttttttatcgtcagtttttttatgtttattaagCGTAGATATTTTCTTTATCGgatttaaatgtttaattattcattgtaGTAGTagtgtaatataatataatgataatagtaTCTAAATAGGGATAATTGTATTTGATTAATCACCAGatttttatcgaaattttAATAGATATATCTTGTGGATACTTACCTTTAGACTTGATATgcttttttctataaaatatttttaagtttttaataataatagttataaattaatttaaaaattttaatgtttcaaaaattgtgatgaatatttttttttttttatgataaaaaattttttttattaaggcATAgcattcataaatttaatatagaaaaaataatgtctTTATTCTATAgagtactaaatttttttttaattgaaataattaaagagtattaaaaataaattacaataaaaaattcatttattttaaacatttatattgaatttttaaatcaattattttattgtaaaatttcaatcaaagttaactgagtaattttttatcataaattttttaaaataaaatttgtataaaatatatatgatttaCTACAAAAAGTcgtacataaaataaaatattactacaaatgaaatcataaatttaaaattgtcataaggtcttgaaaaaaaaaaataacttcggAAAATCAG includes the following:
- the LOC123268651 gene encoding golgin subfamily A member 4 isoform X2; its protein translation is MFKKFKDKLTEEMKQSPARFQAGMQHLAQAVSPGISNLSLTGSGDQASFKNSNDNFSLTDTDDLVTLTDDRAVKNNNSPRENLNFQNIDLTSLSSSSLLSNNTTGLSRSSSVNSVTSNDTQSGLFPIFESPGNIYQLQSDMDQSASEADDTVTNHQFDELSKEEIYSAYRKSLKKYHKYRGRFTDLVNHYREMERIKVKLETLLVETQNKALRRIGNLKEQCTLEQQAKAHLEEALRNDMEEKDHIIDTLNTKIKLLQANGSKIDLMQLENDPVDKNENESNSTDQSEVELLKQQHQQLSAENGSLKNKVEKFETLVAKYKETLKKSKEKIGELEQEKFTLERDFESIQNSNYEKIKSLEESLVIKNDEIANLQSQVTAIRLREEESAISLAENKLAIHREMEIKEEQIKQLTEKLKDLPVVAVKNTQEFSVQTDEVVDPNDKIIEEFKLKLDNTQKEIVALQTELSNCNSIITEINNKNVSYENMISSLNNDKKLISNYIINCRENIDSFKSEQFKLKQQFVTDYKNIIDNNMSSVSQSILEMISNCGEREIEERNKIKEEFEAKYNELKQETDKLYSEIEQVNFELFDYQKLCGEKQKKLEELEESKLINEKNCNEDSSKEIEGLNKLIEELREEIVFLNEKSQEKQEQQLECIAHNDCIDIIDIKNKFEALMDIISAKNDFIESLKSKYREVLCKDEIKCKKCSDIKVNDLEMLMDIIYTKNDFIEQLRCRVRDNCSVIDTLNDNINDLCERNRVIGEEDNSLKIQLADLEKILSELRSENVNLAEENENLKSSDDDRGERIRELGRELIDLRNQNEELKIVIGGLEERVGEKDVLVLRLEEIEKEKALVEENVKKLVNHNESLKKSLEEVNDNLRATYEEIKKCKGVISALEVQSQKYKEDIKERDEKIEAQAEEIQTNLKLVKHKKEEINKLSEEVERRNEEITKRDDIITKRDEEIRIRDEEITTRDEEITTRDEEITKRDDEVTKRDEEINKYNEEKTDLLIKIDELQHLLKEHSNEKVELKVQIDELNKLNKSYEDKIKAFEKKIKEIEESANNNNSVELENLKKLVKELEIKLNDAEVKLQDAERTVTNYKTNEAQIENINTDLKDEMDKLKDQLAMGEEEQRVRMKQLVKEFQARLDDKDLELQAALDQKFDRQKNYESDLIQQYKEQLKDFQIELTAKSEEIESLRSEQHLLVDAKSKHHDEVSRLQETIDKLRNDADQMKDKHIQEKNKIIEENKKIHTENTLSNSTTDSLHHMQNTLVAQRRELSELRKLVKLRCETSSTLEDSTEIEYLRNILYEYMMGKETLVLARVIAAVVKFDQEQTHKVLEKEKDKLTLLGSLGLTL
- the LOC123268651 gene encoding golgin subfamily A member 4 isoform X1; amino-acid sequence: MFKKFKDKLTEEMKQSPARFQAGMQHLAQAVSPGISNLSLTGSGDQASFKNSNDNFSLTDTDDLVTLTDDLGAVKNNNSPRENLNFQNIDLTSLSSSSLLSNNTTGLSRSSSVNSVTSNDTQSGLFPIFESPGNIYQLQSDMDQSASEADDTVTNHQFDELSKEEIYSAYRKSLKKYHKYRGRFTDLVNHYREMERIKVKLETLLVETQNKALRRIGNLKEQCTLEQQAKAHLEEALRNDMEEKDHIIDTLNTKIKLLQANGSKIDLMQLENDPVDKNENESNSTDQSEVELLKQQHQQLSAENGSLKNKVEKFETLVAKYKETLKKSKEKIGELEQEKFTLERDFESIQNSNYEKIKSLEESLVIKNDEIANLQSQVTAIRLREEESAISLAENKLAIHREMEIKEEQIKQLTEKLKDLPVVAVKNTQEFSVQTDEVVDPNDKIIEEFKLKLDNTQKEIVALQTELSNCNSIITEINNKNVSYENMISSLNNDKKLISNYIINCRENIDSFKSEQFKLKQQFVTDYKNIIDNNMSSVSQSILEMISNCGEREIEERNKIKEEFEAKYNELKQETDKLYSEIEQVNFELFDYQKLCGEKQKKLEELEESKLINEKNCNEDSSKEIEGLNKLIEELREEIVFLNEKSQEKQEQQLECIAHNDCIDIIDIKNKFEALMDIISAKNDFIESLKSKYREVLCKDEIKCKKCSDIKVNDLEMLMDIIYTKNDFIEQLRCRVRDNCSVIDTLNDNINDLCERNRVIGEEDNSLKIQLADLEKILSELRSENVNLAEENENLKSSDDDRGERIRELGRELIDLRNQNEELKIVIGGLEERVGEKDVLVLRLEEIEKEKALVEENVKKLVNHNESLKKSLEEVNDNLRATYEEIKKCKGVISALEVQSQKYKEDIKERDEKIEAQAEEIQTNLKLVKHKKEEINKLSEEVERRNEEITKRDDIITKRDEEIRIRDEEITTRDEEITTRDEEITKRDDEVTKRDEEINKYNEEKTDLLIKIDELQHLLKEHSNEKVELKVQIDELNKLNKSYEDKIKAFEKKIKEIEESANNNNSVELENLKKLVKELEIKLNDAEVKLQDAERTVTNYKTNEAQIENINTDLKDEMDKLKDQLAMGEEEQRVRMKQLVKEFQARLDDKDLELQAALDQKFDRQKNYESDLIQQYKEQLKDFQIELTAKSEEIESLRSEQHLLVDAKSKHHDEVSRLQETIDKLRNDADQMKDKHIQEKNKIIEENKKIHTENTLSNSTTDSLHHMQNTLVAQRRELSELRKLVKLRCETSSTLEDSTEIEYLRNILYEYMMGKETLVLARVIAAVVKFDQEQTHKVLEKEKDKLTLLGSLGLTL
- the LOC123268688 gene encoding transmembrane protein 177 isoform X2, yielding MVECRDADIYRQLGNPIPLTSNLEKLWNQVLSDIKISDYHRELLRPFMVFGYDSWHAGSLYSRFGALIGIPTNFVYEKVSSIDKDSIVVNDDPVDWTRKDAKELLNALILSDEAKKYAVAREIMMVNNRFIYYEAAANGILFFACYNTASRWNETRGLLEKPFSIRAFFYVCFAAFYWGIWAMQRDALTRHYEFAADKKLSELGPEYVRGGLEFYDKTLQRNTALRSLLGERGNKLYTAMGNDHSFFRQKHLPYTQRKYFFEDIVKQFHSTADKL
- the LOC123268688 gene encoding transmembrane protein 177 isoform X1, with protein sequence MRKETSVSWFVTPRGRMFMMGTAGFTTVALFGLQFVPHTVGLNKYFDIVTMRRLGNPIPLTSNLEKLWNQVLSDIKISDYHRELLRPFMVFGYDSWHAGSLYSRFGALIGIPTNFVYEKVSSIDKDSIVVNDDPVDWTRKDAKELLNALILSDEAKKYAVAREIMMVNNRFIYYEAAANGILFFACYNTASRWNETRGLLEKPFSIRAFFYVCFAAFYWGIWAMQRDALTRHYEFAADKKLSELGPEYVRGGLEFYDKTLQRNTALRSLLGERGNKLYTAMGNDHSFFRQKHLPYTQRKYFFEDIVKQFHSTADKL
- the LOC123268711 gene encoding gamma-aminobutyric acid receptor-associated protein: MKFQYKEEHPFEKRKAEGEKIRRKYPDRVPVIVEKAPKAKISDLDKQKYLVPSDLTVGQFYFLIRKRIHLRPEDALFFFVNNIIPPTSATMGSLYQEHHEEDCFLYIAYSDENVYGNH